The Papaver somniferum cultivar HN1 chromosome 3, ASM357369v1, whole genome shotgun sequence genome includes a region encoding these proteins:
- the LOC113356189 gene encoding uncharacterized protein LOC113356189, with protein MALNTGLRSGMKLLTSSESLLSKSVNRGFHSTGVKKMGGHAHGNDAEYYLHAKHMYNLDRMKHQKLKMSSFVFACFAVGVAVPVYAVIFQQKKTASG; from the exons ATGGCTTTAAACACCGGATTGAGATCTGGCATGAAATTGCTcacttcttctgaatcactcctCTCAAAATCAG TTAACCGTGGATTCCACTCTACTGGAGTGAAAAAGATGGGTGGACATGCACATGGGAATGACGCCGAGTACTACCTTCATGCCAAACACATGTATAACTTGGATAGGATGAAGCATCAGAAACTGAAGATGAGTTCTTTTGTGTTTGCTTGCTTTGCCGTTGGTGTGGCTGTTCCAGTTTACGCTGTCATTTTCCAACAAAAGAAGACTGCTTCTGGCTGA